One Fusarium oxysporum f. sp. lycopersici 4287 chromosome 8, whole genome shotgun sequence genomic region harbors:
- a CDS encoding D-lactate dehydrogenase (cytochrome) — protein MFTSRTSTRTLLGRCAQRTEFRRSLTASSGLRSRVAHDSGQRKPRNNPGWSRPKVLAVAIGAGALGWGLASLNEIKGTGNSTWGRSVAPHYATLPEMEKAIKRIENEVGIEGFISTDPEDLLAHGYSEWSTVNPDTLPVAVAYPRTTEQVSVIARICHEHRVPIIPYSGGSSLEGNFSAPYGGISVDFAYMDQIIQFNKDDMDIVVQPSIGWQDLNAKLLAMDSGLFFPVDPGPSAKIGGMIGTNCSGTNAVRYGTMKDWVINLTVVLSDGRIIKTRRRPRKSSAGYNLNGLFVGSEGTLGIVTEATLKLAVIPEQYSVAVVTFPTIRDAADAAAGVMQAGVPVAAMEIMDEVQMRVINLGGATKPRVWKELPTLFFKFSGTKDGVKDNINRVKKIAAANKGGSFEFARDAAEQQLLWSARKESLWSMLSLRKNGDDVWSTDVAVPFSRLADIIEVSKKEMDELGLFASILGHVGDGNFHESIMYNKNVPGERQKVEACVKNMVKRALDMDGTCTGEHSIGWGKKESLLWEVGPETLEVMVAVKKAFDPEWILNPGKIMDVPWENTLYPGSNTAVTPNRVVKDLV, from the exons ATGTTTACCAGCAGGACTTCGACAAGAACTCTATTGGGCCGTTGTGCCCAAAGAACGGAATTTCGACGAAGTCTTACAGCCTCCTCTGGCCTTCGTTCTCGTGTTGCCCATGACTCTGGTCAGAGAAAACCAAGGAATAACCCGGGATGGTCGCGACCAAAGGTTTTGGCAGTAGCcattggagctggagctcTTGGATGGGGGCTTGCCAGCTTGAACGAAATTAAAGGCACTGGAAATTCTACATGGGGTCGATCGGTTGCGCCTCATTATGCTACGTTGcccgagatggagaag GCGATCAAGCGAATCGAGAACGAGGTTGGAATAGAAGGCTTTATTTCGACGGACCCCGAGGATCTACTAGCACACGGCTACTCAGAATGGTCTACGGTCAACCCTGATACTTTGCCAGTAGCTGTGGCATATCCTAGAACAACTGAGCAAGTGTCCGTGATAGCTCGCATATGTCATGAGCATCGCGTTCCTATCATTCCCTATTCCGGAGGCTCAAGCTTGGAAGGCAATTTTTCTGCCCCTTACGGAGGAATCAGTGTGGATTTTGCGTATATGGACCAGATCATTCAGTTTAACAAAGATGATATGGATATTGTGGTCCAGCCCAGTATTGGCTGGCAAGATCTAAACGCAAAGTTGTTGGCTATGGATAGtggtcttttctttcctgTCGATCCTG GCCCATCAGCGAAGATAGGAGGTATGATCGGAACGAATTGCTCTGGAACAAATGCTGTAAGATATGGTACAATGAAGGATTGGGTCATTAACTTGACCGTTGTCCTGTCCGACGGGCGTATTATCAAAACGAGACGAAGGCCGCGAAAGTCATCTGCTGGATATAACCTGAACGGGCTGTTTGTTGGCTCCGAAGGCACACTAGGGATTGTCACGGAAG CTACACTCAAGTTGGCTGTCATTCCAGAGCAGTATTCGGTTGCTGTTGTTACATTTCCCACCATTCGAGATGCCGCCGATGCGGCAGCTGGCGTCATGCAGGCCGGCGTTCCCGTCGCGGCGATGGAGATCATGGATGAAGTTCAAATGAGAGTCATCAACCTCGGTGGTGCTACGAAACCGCGGGTCTGGAAGGAATTGCCAACATTGTTTTTCAAGTTCTCAGGTACAAAAGACGGCGTGAAAGACAACATCAATAGGGTAAAAAAGATTGCGGCGGCAAACAAGGGTGGAAGTTTCGAGTTTGCTCGGGATGCTGCTGAGCAACAATTGCTCTGGTCTGCCAGGAAAGAATCCCTTTGGTCCATGCTCTCACTCCGAAAAAATGGTGACGATGTTT GGAGCACCGATGTAGCTGTTCCGTTCAGCCGGCTAGCTGACATCATAGAGGTCAGCAAGAAAGAGATGGATGAGCTTGGCCTCTTCGCCAGCATCTTGGGACATGTGGGAGACGGAAATTTTCATGAAAGTATCATGTATAACAAGAACGTCCCTGGTGAGCGCCAAAAAGTCGAAGCTTGCGTTAAGAACATGGTGAAGCGAGCGCTCGACATGGATGGTACATGTACAGGAGAGCATTCCATCGGCTGGGGCAAAAAGGAGAGTCTACTCTGGGAAGTTGGACCAGAGACTCTGGAAGTTATGGTAGCTGTGAAGAAGGCTTTCGACCCTGAATGGATCTTGAATCCTGGAAAGATCATGGATGTGCCTTGGGAGAACACTCTATATCCTGGGTCAAATACCGCGGTGACACCAAACCGTGTGGTGAAAGACTTGGTCTAA
- a CDS encoding 40S ribosomal protein S4, whose protein sequence is MARGIKKHQKRLSAPSHWLLDKLSGTYAPKPSAGPHKLRDCMPLIVFIRNRLKYALNYRETKAILMQRLVKVDGKVRTDSTYPSGFMDVITIEKTGENFRLVYDTKGRFTVHRIQAEEAEYKLGKVKRVQLGRGGIPFLVTHDARTIRYPDPLIKVNDTVKIDLATGKITDFIKFDTGAVVMVTGGRNMGRVGVITHRERHDGGFNIVHVKDAIDNSFATRESNVFVIGQDKPWISLPKGKGVKLTIAEERDRRRAYAISH, encoded by the exons ATGGCCCGCGGAAT CAAGAAGCACCAGAAGCGCCTCAGCGCCCCCTCGCACTGGCTGCTTGACAAGCTGTCCGGCACCTACGCTCCCAAGCCTTCTGCCGGTCCTCACAAGCTCCGCGACTGCATGCCTCTGATCGTCTTCATCCGAAACCGCCTCAAGTATGCTCTCAACTACCGCGAGACCAAGGCCATCCTGATGCAGCGACTGGTCAAGGTCGACGGCAAGGTCCGCACCGATTCCACCTACCCCTCCGGTTTCATGGACGTTATCACTATCGAGAAGACTGGCGAGAACTTCCGTCTTGTCTACGATACCAAGGGCCGATTCACCGTCCACCGAATCCaggctgaggaggctgagTACAAGCTTGGCAAGGTCAAGCGTGTCCAGCTTGGTCGCGGTGGAATCCCATTCTTGGTCACGCACGATGCACGAAC TATCCGCTACCCTGACCCTCTGATCAAGGTCAACGACACTGTCAAGATTGACCTCGCCACTGGCAAGATCACAGACTTCATCAAGTTCGACACTGGCGCCGTCGTCATGGTCACTGGTGGTCGTAACATGGGTCGTGTTGGCGTTATCACTCACCGTGAGCGTCACGATGGAGGTTTCAACATCGTCCACGTCAAGGATGCCATTGACAACAGCTTTGCTACCCGTGAGAGCAACGTTTTCGTCATCGGCCAGGACAAGCCCTGGATCTCTCTGCCCAAGGGCAAGGGTGTCAAGCTCACCATCGCTGAGGAGCGTGACCGCCGACGTGCTTACGCCATCTCTCACTAA
- a CDS encoding fumarate hydratase, mitochondrial, whose translation MLRTVTGRAAASGLMKSALPRVSQAAASTCSLAPQLRLQNKTRVGVLQLSRAIHSTSVRMSQTRTESDAFGEIQVPADRYWGAQTERSLENFRINQPQDRMPPPIVKAFGILKGAAATVNMRYGLDPKIGAAIQQAAKEVADGKLLDHFPLVVWQTGSGTQSNMNANEVISNRAIEILGGTMGSKKPVHPNDHVNRSASSNDTFPTVMHIAAVLDIEGELLPALHSLRAALQKKVDEFEAKKIIKIGRTHLQDATPLTLAQEFSGYVAQLDFGIKRVESSLPDLRLLAQGGTAVGTGINTFQGFAEAIAEEVTNMTGTEFKTAPNKFEALAAHDAIVQAHGSLNTLAASLTKIAQDIRYLGSGPRCGLGELNLPENEPGSSIMPGKVNPTQCEALTMVCAQVMGNHVATTIGGMNGQFELNVYKPLVIRNLLHSSRLLTDGMRSFEKNLVAGLAANEEKIASIMKESLMLVTCLNPKIGYDMASKVAKNAHKKGLTLKQSALELQALTEEEFDTLVKPELMVGPSPYKG comes from the exons ATGCTTCGAACCGTCACGGGACGCGCTGCCGCCTCGGGCCTTATGAAGTCAGCTCTGCCTCGGGTCTCCCAAGCAGCTGCGTCCACATGCTCGCTTGCCCCGCAACTGCGACTTCAGAACAAGACTCGGGTTGGTGTTCTTCAACTCTCCAGAGCTATTCACAGCACTTCAGTCAGAATGTCTCAGACACGAACAGAGAGCGATGCCTTTGGCGAGATCCAGGTCCCCGCCGACCGATACTGGGGAGCCCAGACGGAGCGATCTCTCGAGAACTTTCGCATCAACCAGCCCCAGGATCGCATGCCCCCACCCATTGTCAAGGCATTTGGTATCCTGAAGGGTGCTGCCGCCACTGTCAACATGCGATATGGCCTTG ACCCCAAGATTGGTGCTGCTATCCAGCAGGCCGCCAAGGAGGTTGCTGATGGCAAACTCCTCGACCACTTCCCTCTTGTCGTTTGGCAGACGGGCTCCGGCACTCAGTCCAACATGAACGCAAACGAGGTCATTTCCAACCGAGCCATCGAGATCCTCGGCGGAACTATGGGTAGCAAGAAGCCTGTCCACCCCAACGACCACGTTAACCGTAGCGCCTCTTCCAACGACACCTTCCCTACTGTTATGCACATTGCTGCCGTCCTTGACATCGAGGGCGAGCTCTTGCCTGCCCTCCACAGCCTCCGTGCTGCCCTGCAGAAGAAGgtcgatgagtttgaggccaagaagattATCAAGATCGGACGTACTCATCTCCAGGATGCTACGCCTCTAACTCTCGCCCAAGAGTTCTCTGGTTACGTTGCTCAACTCGACTTTGGCATCAAGCGTGTAGAGAGCTCTCTCCCTGATTTGCGTCTCCTCGCCCAAGGCGGCACCGCCGTTGGCACGGGCATCAACACTTTCCAGGGCTTCGCTGAGGCTATTGCGGAGGAGGTCACCAACATGACTGGCACCGAGTTCAAGACTGCCCCTAACAAGTTTGAGGCCCTGGCTGCCCATGACGCTATTGTCCAGGCCCACGGCTCTCTTAACACCCTTGCTGCCTCTCTGACCAAGATCGCTCAGGATATTCGATACCTCGGCAGTGGCCCTCGCTGTGGCCTTGGTGAGCTCAACCTGCCCGAAAACGAGCCTGGCAGCAGCATCATGCCTGGAAAAGTTAACCCCACGCAGTGTGAGGCTTTGACTATGGTCTGTGCCCAGGTTATGGGCAACCACGTTGCGACCACTATTGGTGGCATGAATGGCCAGTTCGAGCTTAACGTTTACAAACCTCTGGTCATCCGCAACCTCCTGCACAGTTCACGCCTTCTAACAGATGGCATGCGCTCTTTCGAGAAGAACCTAGTTGCTGGTCTCGCTGCTAACGAGGAGAAGATTGCTAGCATCATGAAGGAGTC GCTCATGCTTGTCACTTGCCTCAACCCCAAAATCGGTTACGACATGGCCAGCAAGGTCGCCAAGAATGCCCACAAGAAGGGTCTGACCCTCAAGCAGAGTGCTCTCGAGCTCCAGGCTCTAactgaggaggagtttgatACTCTTGTCAAGCCCGAGCTTATGGTTGGCCCCAGCCCCTACAAGGGATGA
- a CDS encoding atypical/ABC1/ABC1-B protein kinase has product MLRNAMQGHSARATMRCRHRTLAPSLRRLQSGGPFQAMRPPSPEELGAPRRAKEYRRGRRWARRLLLTCVLGGTIYLGDRQIYASGFGRSLHTFGTGLLVAFDYKLNFRPQPITGGTVQDLHNRNAERLFNLLRSNGGLYLKIGQAIAMQSAVLPPEFQKMFSRMFDDAPQDDWSDIEAVIRQDFGKSVEEVFGVSFTGKEGLGLMERKARASASVAQVHWARLADGREVAIKIQKREIAKQISWDLWAFKTVAWIYSKWFDLPLYKLVPFITERLELETDFVNEAKNSEKMRELVNAEKALKGRVYIPTVYPEFTTKRVLVTEWIEGVRLWDKKAITSRWLGGHGNGSPGAGRPLPQIDLEAARLELRTRPFQENLKPERQELWRGRRGRGGLGLSTREVMTTMVDLFSAQIFKWGVVHCDPHPGNIFIRRLPNGRAELVLIDHGLYVYMSSKFRNEYATFWKALMTFDNKTISQVTEAWGIKAADLFASATLLRPYEGGDKRTHNGIMKELEGNTPAERHYAMQKRMKQGIREILTDEDKWPQELIFIGRNMRIVQGNNQYLGSPVNRVKMMGEWASRSLFEDPQLPLSQRLQNRWRHIIFKTVMAASDVAFYIFKLRQWLGLGGGMEDEMEKRMKDVAQDFGIELQHDVFEG; this is encoded by the exons ATGTTGCGCAACGCCATGCAAGGCCACTCAGCGCGCGCCACCATGCGCTGCCGACACAGAACGCTCGCACCATCGTTGCGAAGATTACAATCAGGTGGTCCTTTCCAGGCCATGCGGCCGCCGTCGCCAGAGGAGCTTGGTGCCCCCCGGCGGGCGAAGGAATACAGACGGGGACGGCGGTGGGCGCGGCGCTTGCTCTTGACATGCGTCTTGGGAGGTACTATTTATCTCGGCGATCGTCAGATATACGCATCTGGTTTTGGCCGCTCTCTACATACTTTCGGAACCGGCTTGCTCGTAGCCTTCGACTACAAGCTGAATTTTCGACCCCAGCCTATTACTGGCGGGACGGTGCAGGACTTGCATAATCGGAATGCCGAGCGGCTGTTCAACCTTCTCCGTTCCAATGGTGGACTTTATCTCAAGATCGGACAAGCCATTGCAATGCAGAGTGCCGTACTGCCCCCCGAATTCCAAAAGATGTTCAGCCGCATGTTTGACGACGCACCGCAAGACGATTGGAGTGACATCGAAGCAGTGATAAGACAAGATTTTGGAAAAAGTGTCGAAGAGGTCTTTGGCGTCAGCTTCACAGGAAAGGAGGGATTGGGATTGATGGAGCGCAAGGCTCGAGCGAGTGCAAGTGTTGCTCAAGTCCATTGGGCCAGACTTGCAGATGGTCGCGAAGTCGCTATCAAAATACAGAAACGGGAGATTGCCAAGCAAATATCATGGGATCTATGGGCCTTCAA GACCGTCGCATGGATCTATTCTAAGTGGTTTGACCTCCCACTGTATAAACTAGTCCCTTTCATCACGGAGCGACTCGAGCTAGAGACTGATTTCGTCAATGAGGCCAAAAATTCAGAAAAAATGCGAGAGCTTGTTAATGCAGAGAAAGCCTTGAAAGGGAGGGTATACATTCCTACAGTTTATCCCGAATTTACGACAAAGCGAGTTCTCGTGACCGAGTGGATCGAGGGTGTGAGGCTTTGGGATAAGAAAGCCATAACATCGAGATGGCTTGGAGGGCATGGCAATGGATCTCCTGGCGCTGGTCGCCCACTCCCGCAAATTGATCTTGAGGCTGCACGTCTTGAGCTTCGGACAAGGCCATTTCAAGAGAACCTCAAGCCAGAACGTCAGGAATTATGGCGAGGCCGACGAGGTCGTGGGGGACTTGGTCTGTCAACGCGAGAAGTCATGACGACCATGGTGGACCTCTTTTCCGCACAGATTTTCAAGTGGGGTGTTGTTCACTGTGATCCGCACCCTGGCAACATCTTTATCAGACGTTTGCCCAATGGGCGAGCAGAGCTTGTGCTTATTGACCATGGCCTCTATGTGTACATGTCATCCAAGTTCAGAAATGAATACGCCACCTTCTGGAAAGCGCTCATGACATTCGACAATAAAACAATATCACAGGTGACAGAAGCATGGGGGATCAAGGCGGCGGATCTCTTCGCGAGCGCAACATTACTGCGGCCGTACGAGGGTGGAGATAAGCGCACGCATAATGGGATAATGAAAGAGCTCGAAGGCAATACGCCGGCTGAGCGGCATTACGCGATGCAGAAGCGAATGAAGCAGGGCATTCGAGAGATCCTGACAGATGAAGATAAGTGGCCACAAGAACTGATTTTCATCGGTCGCAATATGCGGATCGTACAAGGCAACAACCAGTATCTCGGATCACCAGTCAACCGCGTCAAGATGATGGGCGAGTGGGCGAGCCGAAGTCTATTCGAGGACCCCCAGTTGCCACTGAGCCAACGCCTTCAGAATCGCTGGCGCCATATCATCTTTAAGACTGTCATGGCAGCCTCTGATGTGGCCTTCTACATCTTTAAGCTGCGCCAGTGGTTGGGTCTTGGAGGGGGAATGGAGGATGAAATGGAAAAAAGAATGAAGGATGTCGCACAAGACTTTGGCATCGAGCTTCAGCATGATGTTTTTGAAGGCTGA
- a CDS encoding hypothetical protein (At least one base has a quality score < 10), which yields MEDLSSPISIASSTPTAPTSASKVTYTTAGTPYNPSTSQPLQPPARRGRSLKWPAGLPAAGLSLLPKSVLATLPLKAGSRSSPLQQYSPQTPYDRASSPLNDTDHRCINMSAQVPRLVPSATPSPLTSLFSEAEQDTFTDVDPSEESDEECELGMDPLMNMTVKSLHNLASYPNPNQKRAQKALLRGLKPALGLKTTTRVDEPLAPITHSFGLQDASNNNNNDLSSVLQQPQAEKPTLGRSFDDAFWNSHVNKSPSIPLGTSRSFNRAVGSNTARAAGTIAPGAGAPRPLTAGPPGQRQYRPSTFESTFKALHTNIPSQDAKQDEDEDVLIITRQTLRQVGISNNSLAQNIPSFEATASLASQTAEGLEGLSANSKTTRPSVPTTAATRGSQYPARGTSSWGLGTATTSVCWTSSPELSQSRYTSGPRFRAPKELQAYNNRINHAWYYGADFLVATPSEIALQVQPPKGKGQFGAIGDGRPSKEK from the coding sequence ATGGAGGACCTGTCTTCCCCCATCAGCATCGCTTCATCTACCCCAACTGCTCCAACTTCGGCTTCAAAAGTCACTTACACCACTGCTGGCACTCCATACAATCCTAGCACTTCTCAGCCACTGCAACCGCCTGCCCGACGAGGTCGCTCTCTCAAGTGGCCTGCCGGTCTCCCTGCGGCTGGGCTATCTCTGCTTCCCAAATCTGTCCTTGCCACTCTGCCCCTTAAAGCTGGATCACGGTCCTCGCCTCTCCAACAGTACAGTCCTCAGACACCCTACGACAGAGCATCCAGCCCCTTGAACGATACAGACCACAGATGTATCAACATGTCCGCCCAAGTACCCCGACTCGTGCCTTCTGCGACTCCGTCGCCGCTTACGTCCCTCTTCTCCGAAGCTGAACAAGACACGTTTACCGACGTTGACCCAAGTGAGGAAAGCGATGAAGAGTGCGAACTCGGCATGGACCCGTTGATGAATATGACAGTAAAGTCTCTTCACAACCTGGCTTCTTACCCAAACCCCAATCAGAAGCGAGCTCAGAAAGCCCTTCTTCGGGGGCTCAAACCAGCCCTTGGCCTGAAGACGACAACCCGTGTTGACGAGCCTTTGGCTCCCATCACTCATTCCTTTGGACTCCAAGATGCGTCCAACAACAATAACAACGACCTGTCAAGTGTGTTACAACAGCCACAGGCAGAGAAACCTACCCTCGGAAGATCTTTCGATGACGCATTCTGGAATTCCCATGTCAATAAGTCGCCCAGCATCCCCCTTGGCACATCCCGGAGTTTCAATCGCGCAGTTGGCAGCAATACCGCCCGTGCTGCTGGTACTATTGCTCCTGGTGCCGGCGCTCCACGGCCTTTAACTGCCGGCCCCCCTGGTCAACGCCAATATCGACCATCGACCTTCGAGTCAACTTTCAAAGCACTCCACACAAACATACCAAGCCAAGATGCCAAGCaagatgaggacgaagatgtTCTTATCATTACTCGACAGACTCTACGTCAAGTAGGCATCAGTAACAACAGCCTAGCACAGAATATACCGTCGTTTGAAGCAACTGCTTCACTGGCTTCACAAACCGCAGAGGGTTTGGAGGGGTTGTCTGCCAATTCCAAAACCACCCGGCCAAGTGTACCCACAACCGCCGCGACGCGAGGCTCCCAGTATCCTGCGAGAGGAACGTCATCCTGGGGCTTAGGCACTGCTACGACATCTGTATGCTGGACATCATCGCCCGAGCTCAGCCAATCTCGATACACATCGGGACCTAGATTCAGAGCACCAAAGGAACTCCAGGCCTACAACAATAGGATCAATCACGCCTGGTACTACGGAGCCGATTTCCTAGTAGCTACACCAAGCGAGATTGCTTTGCAGGTTCAGCCTCCCAAGGGAAAGGGGCAGTTCGGTGCAATTGGGGATGGGCGCCCATCAAAAGAAAAGTGA